From the Glutamicibacter halophytocola genome, the window CTAACGGGAGCAGGCAAAGTTGGACTGCGCATATGCTCCGACGTCCTCTGGTGTGACTGCGTCGATCGCGCTATCATGAGTGATAGCAGAGGAGGTGGTGATCGATGCCATCCATCATCGTTCGCGGTCTTGACGACGCGGTGAAGCAGCAACTCGCCGCGCAGGCGAAGGAACACGGCCGGTCCATGGAAGCCGAAGTCCGCGACATCCTCACCAAGGCAGCCAGGCGGCCGAACATCGGCATGGCCTTGCTGGCTGCGGCTCAAGAGGCCGGCGGTGTCCAAGAACTTCCAGTTCCAGGGCGTGATGACATCGCAAGATCGGTGGACTTCGGGTGATAGTCCTCGACACGAATGTCCTCTCAGAGATCTTCCGGCCCTCGCCGGAGACTCACGTCGTCGAGTGGCTCGCGTCGCTGACGGGGGACGTTGCCATCACATCGGTGACGCTCGCCGAGCTGCTCTCTGGGGTGAGGAAGCTGCCGGACGGCCGCCGAAAGACAGCGCTGGCGAAGAGCATCGAATCGGTGCTCGGACAGTACCGGGGAAGTCGATCGGTCCTGCCGTTCGATGAAGCGGCGGCGGAATGCTACGCGGTCGTACTGGCAGCCCGCGAGGGCGCCGGAGCGCCGATCAGCACGGCCGATGCTCAGATTGCCGCGATTTGCCTGGCGCATGACGCGACGTGCGCGACGCGCAACACCAAGGACTTCGAACACACCGGCATTGACCTGATTAATCCGTGGATAGCTGGCGGGTGACCTGTTCCGTGCTCGAGGTCATCGCTCAGGACGATTTCACCGAAGCGGATCTGAGCGAGCTCCGACGGCTCTTGGACAGCTGGCATCTGGGTGAGTGCGGAGGGCAGGAACCCGAACATCCATATGGTTAATCACGCTCTGAAGTTCAGGTCATCGCGGCGTCGCGTCCGGGTACCGGGCTGCCGGATGCCAATCATAGCGTTTTACCTGGAGTCTGGGAGCGGCACGGATCACCGACTAGCAGCACTCAGACTGCAGGCTGTCTTCCATGATTTACTGCGGGTTTGCGCCAATCTTAGCGGTTCGATGGTCGTTGCACTGTTCGGGAAGCGCGAGCGACTCCAGAGCCTGCATGCGGCGTTGCCCATTGCGGATTTCTTGCCGACGTATGGCCCGTGCGTTAGCCAATACTGAATAGCGGAGAATGTGTGCGGGATAGCAAAGCCTGACGTAAGCCGATCTGAGCTTCGGC encodes:
- a CDS encoding FitA-like ribbon-helix-helix domain-containing protein; translated protein: MPSIIVRGLDDAVKQQLAAQAKEHGRSMEAEVRDILTKAARRPNIGMALLAAAQEAGGVQELPVPGRDDIARSVDFG
- a CDS encoding type II toxin-antitoxin system VapC family toxin codes for the protein MIVLDTNVLSEIFRPSPETHVVEWLASLTGDVAITSVTLAELLSGVRKLPDGRRKTALAKSIESVLGQYRGSRSVLPFDEAAAECYAVVLAAREGAGAPISTADAQIAAICLAHDATCATRNTKDFEHTGIDLINPWIAGG